One window of Pseudomonas sp. ML2-2023-3 genomic DNA carries:
- the bamA gene encoding outer membrane protein assembly factor BamA, with translation MKRLLLTAVLAVLMIAEVHAESFTISDIRVNGLQRVSAGSVFGALPLNVGEVADDRRLVESTRALFKTGFFQDIQLGRDGNVLVITVVERPSVSSITIDGNKAISTDDLMKGLKQSGLAEGEIFQRATLEGVRNELQRQYVAQGRYSATVDTEVVSEPRNRVALKVNINEGTVAAIQHINVVGNTVFPESDLVDLFELKTTNWLSFFKNDDKYAREKLSGDLERLRSYYLDRGYINMDIASTQVSITPDKKSVYITVNVNEGEKYNVGEVKLSGDLKVPEDQIKSLLLVQPGQVFSRKLMTTTSELITRRLGNEGYTFANVNGVPQPNPENHTVAITFVVDPGKRAYVNRINYRGNTKSEDEVLRREMRQMEGGWASTYLIDQSKVRLERLGFFKEVNVETPAVPGTDDMVDVNYAVEEQASGSITASVGFAQSAGLILGGSITQNNFLGTGNKVSLGLTRSEYQSRYNFSYVDPYWTADGVSLGYNAFYRTTDYKDLDVDVANYSVDSLGAGITMGYPISDTSRLTYGLTVQQDEISTGQYTVDEIFDFVNREGDKYLNFKASVGWSESTLNKGVLPTRGSSQSLVLETTIPGSDLQFYKLDYRAQLFQPLTDTYTMRLHTELGYGDGYGSTAGLPFYENYYAGGFNSVRGFKDSALGPRSTPSTGKNPGTIADPDQDPLPFGGNVLIQGGVEVLFPMPFVKDQRSLRTSVFWDVGNVFDTNCKGETKDCDISFSNMASSVGVGVTWVTALGPLSFSLAMPIKKPDDADTQVFQFSLGQTF, from the coding sequence ATGAAACGTCTGCTGCTAACTGCGGTTCTCGCCGTACTGATGATCGCCGAAGTTCACGCCGAGTCCTTCACTATCTCTGATATCCGTGTCAACGGGCTCCAGCGGGTTTCCGCAGGTAGCGTGTTTGGTGCGTTGCCCCTGAACGTGGGTGAGGTAGCGGATGACCGCCGTTTGGTGGAATCCACTCGTGCGTTGTTCAAAACCGGGTTCTTTCAGGATATCCAACTGGGTCGTGATGGCAACGTGCTTGTTATCACGGTTGTCGAGCGTCCTTCTGTCTCCAGCATCACCATTGACGGGAACAAGGCGATCTCCACTGATGACCTGATGAAAGGTCTTAAACAGTCGGGGCTGGCCGAAGGTGAAATTTTCCAGCGCGCTACCCTTGAAGGTGTGCGTAACGAACTGCAACGTCAGTATGTTGCCCAGGGCCGCTACTCGGCGACTGTCGACACCGAAGTGGTGTCCGAGCCGCGTAACCGCGTTGCCTTGAAGGTCAACATCAACGAAGGCACTGTTGCCGCTATCCAGCACATCAACGTGGTGGGCAACACGGTTTTCCCGGAATCTGACCTGGTTGACCTGTTCGAGCTCAAAACCACGAACTGGTTGTCGTTCTTCAAGAACGACGACAAGTACGCACGTGAAAAACTGTCGGGTGACCTTGAGCGCCTGCGCTCTTACTACCTCGATCGTGGCTATATCAATATGGATATCGCTTCGACCCAGGTGTCGATCACTCCCGACAAGAAAAGCGTCTACATCACCGTCAACGTGAATGAAGGCGAGAAATACAACGTCGGCGAAGTGAAACTGAGCGGTGACCTCAAGGTTCCGGAAGACCAGATCAAGTCGCTGTTGCTTGTTCAGCCGGGCCAGGTGTTCTCGCGCAAGCTGATGACCACCACCTCCGAGCTGATTACCCGTCGTCTGGGTAACGAGGGTTACACCTTCGCCAACGTTAACGGCGTACCTCAGCCAAACCCTGAAAATCACACCGTTGCCATCACCTTTGTGGTTGATCCGGGCAAGCGTGCTTACGTAAACCGCATCAACTACCGCGGTAACACCAAGTCGGAAGACGAAGTGCTGCGTCGCGAAATGCGTCAGATGGAAGGTGGCTGGGCGTCGACTTACCTGATTGATCAGTCCAAGGTCCGCCTCGAGCGCCTGGGCTTCTTCAAGGAAGTGAACGTCGAAACACCGGCAGTACCGGGTACTGACGATATGGTGGACGTAAACTATGCAGTTGAAGAACAGGCGTCGGGTTCGATCACTGCAAGCGTCGGTTTTGCCCAGAGCGCCGGTTTGATCCTTGGCGGCTCGATCACCCAGAACAACTTCCTGGGTACGGGTAACAAGGTCAGCCTTGGTTTGACGCGCAGCGAATACCAGAGTCGCTACAACTTCAGCTACGTTGATCCGTACTGGACTGCTGATGGCGTGAGCCTGGGTTACAACGCGTTCTACCGCACCACCGACTACAAAGATCTCGACGTTGACGTAGCAAACTACTCGGTGGACAGCCTGGGCGCTGGTATCACCATGGGCTACCCGATCAGCGACACATCGCGTCTGACCTACGGCTTGACTGTGCAGCAGGATGAAATCAGCACGGGTCAGTACACCGTTGACGAGATTTTCGACTTCGTAAACCGTGAAGGTGACAAGTACCTCAACTTCAAGGCGTCGGTTGGCTGGTCTGAGTCGACCCTGAACAAAGGTGTATTGCCAACTCGCGGCAGCTCGCAAAGCCTGGTGCTCGAGACGACAATCCCGGGCAGCGACCTGCAGTTCTACAAACTTGATTATCGCGCCCAGTTGTTCCAGCCGTTGACCGATACCTACACCATGCGTCTGCACACAGAGTTGGGCTATGGTGATGGTTACGGCTCGACTGCGGGCTTGCCGTTCTACGAGAACTACTACGCCGGTGGTTTCAACTCGGTACGTGGCTTCAAGGACAGCGCTCTTGGCCCTCGCAGTACGCCAAGTACCGGTAAAAACCCGGGCACCATTGCTGACCCGGACCAGGACCCGCTGCCATTTGGTGGTAACGTGCTGATCCAGGGTGGTGTCGAGGTTCTGTTCCCTATGCCGTTTGTGAAAGACCAGCGTTCCCTGCGTACCTCCGTGTTCTGGGATGTGGGTAACGTGTTTGACACCAACTGCAAGGGCGAAACCAAGGATTGCGATATCAGCTTCAGCAATATGGCCAGCTCTGTTGGTGTTGGTGTGACCTGGGTGACTGCGCTTGGCCCGTTGAGCTTTAGCTTGGCCATGCCGATCAAGAAACCGGATGACGCAGACACTCAAGTGTTCCAATTCTCCCTCGGCCAGACTTTCTAA